A part of Astatotilapia calliptera chromosome 15, fAstCal1.2, whole genome shotgun sequence genomic DNA contains:
- the LOC113037349 gene encoding zinc finger BED domain-containing protein 4-like isoform X1, whose amino-acid sequence MFVSICALDLPEHNVILDVKTRWNSLFLMVKRFMEQFDAIQAAALDQRLRKPMDKDKLERFTHTDLIKAEEFIKCMQVLYTSTMCVSSDKSPTCSQTIPILAKLEAHFRRCDEDSVFTSSIKEKVWGSLQKRYQDENLQKFLKEATMMDPRFKGRLDGEATTDIWDRLEKTAVANATAAVAQVFSLCVYNLVLLHHDVVSMLKGCSFTICVSIASH is encoded by the exons atgtttgtgtcTATCTGTGCTTTAGATTTGCCAGAGCATAATGTAATTCTTGACGTTAAGACGCGCTGGAATTCTCTCTTCCTAATGGTGAAGAGATTTATGGAGCAGTTTGATGCAATCCAGGCAGCTGCTCTGGATCAACGGCTGAGGAAGCCTATGGACAAGGACAA GCTAGAAAGGTTCACGCACACTGATCTAATCAAGGCAGAGGAGTTTATTAAGTGCATGCAAGTCCTGTACACGTCAACCATGTGTGTCTCAAGTGACAAGTCACCCACATGCAGCCAAACCATCCCCATCCTGGCCAAGCTGGAGGCACATTTCAGACGATGTGATGAAGACAGTGTTTTCACCTCTTCAATAAAAGAGAAAGTCTGGGGTAGTCTGCAGAAAAGATATCAG GATGAAAACCTTCAGAAATTTCTGAAGGAGGCCACGATGATGGACCCACGTTTTAAAGGCAGGCTAGATGGTGAGGCAACTACTGACATCTGGGACAGGTTGGAGAAGACAGCAGTTGCAAATGCCACAGCAGCAGTTGCACAGGTATTTTCATTGTGTGTGTACAATCTTGTCCTTTTGCATCATGATGTCGTTTCTATGTTGAAGGGATGCTCTTTTACTATCTGTGTGTCCATAGCCTCCCActga
- the LOC113037349 gene encoding uncharacterized protein LOC113037349 isoform X2 has translation MVKRFMEQFDAIQAAALDQRLRKPMDKDKLERFTHTDLIKAEEFIKCMQVLYTSTMCVSSDKSPTCSQTIPILAKLEAHFRRCDEDSVFTSSIKEKVWGSLQKRYQDENLQKFLKEATMMDPRFKGRLDGEATTDIWDRLEKTAVANATAAVAQVFSLCVYNLVLLHHDVVSMLKGCSFTICVSIASH, from the exons ATGGTGAAGAGATTTATGGAGCAGTTTGATGCAATCCAGGCAGCTGCTCTGGATCAACGGCTGAGGAAGCCTATGGACAAGGACAA GCTAGAAAGGTTCACGCACACTGATCTAATCAAGGCAGAGGAGTTTATTAAGTGCATGCAAGTCCTGTACACGTCAACCATGTGTGTCTCAAGTGACAAGTCACCCACATGCAGCCAAACCATCCCCATCCTGGCCAAGCTGGAGGCACATTTCAGACGATGTGATGAAGACAGTGTTTTCACCTCTTCAATAAAAGAGAAAGTCTGGGGTAGTCTGCAGAAAAGATATCAG GATGAAAACCTTCAGAAATTTCTGAAGGAGGCCACGATGATGGACCCACGTTTTAAAGGCAGGCTAGATGGTGAGGCAACTACTGACATCTGGGACAGGTTGGAGAAGACAGCAGTTGCAAATGCCACAGCAGCAGTTGCACAGGTATTTTCATTGTGTGTGTACAATCTTGTCCTTTTGCATCATGATGTCGTTTCTATGTTGAAGGGATGCTCTTTTACTATCTGTGTGTCCATAGCCTCCCActga
- the LOC113037347 gene encoding zinc finger BED domain-containing protein 1-like, translated as MDEGGLLGGKFLFKKLPDGLLDKTRVRCTICNAEFKYHRSSSSLAYHLRAKHPTESTSTGPRQSTLQEYGACGRITKNVREKVTNSLVVWIAKNCRPVSIVEDDGLREVIRAASGDECYNLPSRGTIVSRLHTLYGDQRAQQSSKLVQVRNVALTGDHWTSVNNDNYLGVMAHFIDNDWTMQSFALTVSKTEERHYAEACADHFLNVANEWKSPANAQELKAQEAAHGHQTEPLVQDVPTRWNSTLEMIKRIQRNKFGLTTILTQQNSKVTMLTDQELDRLQKLEELLEPCRYVTELLGGERYVSCSMVLPALCHLFRIMEPSDDDPVYVLRFKKIFTTDLAQRRDSSNLTWLKIATALDPRFKDLKCLSKDERREVWASVHDLLMSETDAHQPSAQTTEEPSPKKSKMSICLLGSPDSDTEEEEDAIDCCLNLYKAEPKIDIGECPLQWWLKREGAHARLAPIARKYLSTPATTVPCERLFSLSGHIIQKKRASLSSDNVNRIVCLSNWLSAKKD; from the exons ATGGACGAGGGCGGACTTTTGGGTGGAAAGTTTCTCTTTAAGAAGTTGCCTGATGGCTTGTTGGACAAAACGAGAGTAAGATGCACAATTTGCAACGCTGAATTCAAGTACCACAGAAGCAGTTCATCACTGGCGTAtcacctgagagcaaaacaccCAACTGAATCCACCTCTACGGGACCTCGCCAGTCTACGCTTCAGGAGTATGGTGCTTGTGGacgaataacaaaaaatgtgagagaaaaggtAACCAATTCCTTGGTTGTTTGGATAGCTAAAAACTGCCGACCAGTTAGCATAGTAGAAGATGATGGACTGAGAGAAGTCATTCGTGCTGCATCAGGAGATGAGTGTTACAATCTGCCCTCGAGAGGAACCATTGTGTCGAGACTGCACACTTTGTATGGGGACCAGAGGGCTCAGCAGTCCAGCAAGCTTGTGCAAGTAAGGAATGTCGCTCTCACCGGAGACCACTGGACTTCGGTGAACAACGATAATTACTTGGGGGTCATGGCGCATTTTATTGATAACGACTGGACTATGCAATCGTTTGCACTAACAGTGAGTAAAACTGAAGAGAGACACTATGCTGAGGCGTGTGCTGACCATTTTCTGAATGTTGCAAACGAATGGAAAAGTCCAGCAAACGCTCAGGAATTAAAGGCACAGGAAGCTGCACATGGACATCAAACAGAACCGCTTGTTCAGGACGTTCCAACAAGATGGAACTCCACCCTAGAGATGATCAAGCGGATCCAGAGAAACAAATTTGGGCTGACCACCATCCTGACTCAACAAAACAGCAAGGTGACTATGTTGACTGACCAGGAGCTTGACAGACTGCAAAAGCTGGAGGAACTACTGGAACCTTGCAg ATATGTTACCGAACTGCTGGGAGGAGAGCGGTATGTCTCTTGTTCCATGGTGTTGCCAGCCTTGTGTCATTTGTTCAGGATTATGGAGCCCTCAGATGATGACCCAGTCTACGTTTTGAGGTTTAAGAAGATTTTTACCACAGACCTAGCTCAGCGGAGGGACAGCAGCAATCTCACATGGCTGAAGATTGCTACTGCCCTTGATCCCAGGTTTAAAGATCTTAAATGCCTTTCcaaagatgaaagaagagaggtGTGGGCATCAGTACATGACCTTCTGATGTCAGAGACGGATGCACACCAACCATCTGCTCAGACAACAGAGGAACCCTCACCAAAGAAGAGCAAGATGTCCATCTGCTTGCTGGGTTCTCCTGATTCAGatacagaggaagaggaagatgcTATAGACTGCTGTCTGAATCTGTACAAAGCAGAGCCCAAAATTGACATAGGAGAGTGTCCACTACAGTGGTGGTTAAAGAGAGAAGGAGCACATGCCAGGCTGGCACCTATTGCACGCAAGTACCTGTCAACCCCTGCAACCACAGTGCCTTGTGAGAGATTATTCTCACTCTCAGGTCACATCATTCAAAAGAAGCGTGCTTCTTTGTCATCAGACAATGTAAACAGAATAGTCTGCCTCAGTAACTGGCTGAGTGCAAAGAAGGACTAA